A window of Candidatus Atribacteria bacterium genomic DNA:
TTTATTGTTTATCTAACAATTCTTATTGTGCCTTTATTGTGGTATATACTCTATCGTACGAGAATCGGGATCACCATCCGTTCTGTAGGGGAGAGCCCTGCTACTGCCGACTCTTTAGGGATAAATGTTAATCGGGTACGTTATGTATGTGTACTTTTAGGAGGGATCCTCGCCGGTGTAGCAGGGGGATATCTTTCGGTTGCCTATCGACCAGCATGGACCGAGGGAATGACTGCGGGAATGGGATGGATTGTTATTGCTTTGACTATTTTTGCTTTTTGGAATCCGGTTAATGGTATGTTAGGAGCCTACTTGTTCGCCGCTCTTTATCATTTGTCGTATCGCCTACAGCCGTGGGTATCACCGGAATTGCTTAAAGCAATGCCTTACGCATTTGCCATTCTGGTATTAATATTTGTCTCGCGTGGAACCTTACAAAAGCGGATGGGATCACCGGCTGCATTATCCTTACCTTACACCAGGGGAGAGGAGTGAGTTCGATACTTTCTTTGAACGATTTGCTTTTTTCCAAAGTGTTTGTTAAATTTATAATGATGGTAAAATAAAAAAAAGAATAAGATCAAGAATAAGACGAACAATTCTTTACAAGATAATTAGGAAAATAATATAATTAAAAATCAAGAGAAAGCAGATTATTATTCGATATTCAATAATGGCAACAAATAATTCGAGTGTAGGAGGTGAGGTGGGTAATCCTGAATATAGGTTAAAGTAAGCAGTGAAAGTTGTAAAAATTAAAATGGCTGTTTCAACAGCCCAAAAAGGAGGTTACAAAATGTCTGTTCAACGAATTAAAATCATGTTAATAGCTCTGTTACTGATAACAGTCATCTTCAGCTTTGCTTCATTTGTTATAGCTAAAGAGTACGTTCCCGGTACACCACTTAAGGTGGGATTCATCTATGTCGGACCTATTGGCGACTTGGGTTGGAGTAATGCACACGATGAAGCACGGAGAATCTGCGAGGATACTTTCCCCTGGTTGGAGACGGTCTATGTAGAGAGTGTTGCTGAGGGAAGCGAGGGGCTTTATATTGACAAGCTAATTGTGGAAGAGGGTTGTGATGTGGTATTAACTACCAGTTTCGGCTTTATGGATGGGACACTTATTGCAG
This region includes:
- a CDS encoding ABC transporter permease yields the protein MGWETWIITTLSRSLAYGTPLLLGTLGEIYAERSGVLNLGVEGMMIMGAYSAFTTAYITKNPWLGILMGAVVGGVFSLIHAFTSVTLKANQVISGLSLTMLGLGLSGVLGRGWEGKPLPVPLPKITISGLSSIPFLGPALFENQNFIVYLTILIVPLLWYILYRTRIGITIRSVGESPATADSLGINVNRVRYVCVLLGGILAGVAGGYLSVAYRPAWTEGMTAGMGWIVIALTIFAFWNPVNGMLGAYLFAALYHLSYRLQPWVSPELLKAMPYAFAILVLIFVSRGTLQKRMGSPAALSLPYTRGEE